The following proteins are co-located in the Xiphophorus maculatus strain JP 163 A chromosome 8, X_maculatus-5.0-male, whole genome shotgun sequence genome:
- the ass1 gene encoding argininosuccinate synthase, translating into MSKGTVVLAYSGGLDTSCILVWLKEQGYDVITYLANIGQDEDFEAARKKAESLGAKKVFIEDLRRDFVEDFIWPSVQANAVYEDRYLLGTAIARPCIARRQVEIARKEGAQFVSHGATGKGNDQIRFELTCYALYPEVKIIAPWRIPEFYNRFRGRTDLMEYAQKHGIPVPVTPRAPWSMDANLMHISYESGILENPKSHAPADLYLMTKNPEDSPTAPDVLEIEFKNGVPVRVMHVKEGKSKETPLDIFSYLNEIGGKHGVGRIDIVENRFIGMKSRGIYETPGGTILLKAHLDIETFTMDKEVRRIKQGLGVKFSELVYNGFWYSPECDFVRHCIAKSQENVEGKVQLSVFKGQVYVLGRESPKSLYNEELVSMDVQGDYDPCDASGFIRINAVRLREHHRLQGFSGNKQ; encoded by the exons ATGTCTAAAGGTACTGTGGTTCTGGCCTACAGCGGTGGGCTGGACACGTCCTGCATTCTGGTGTGGCTCAAGGAGCAGGGCTATGATGTCATCACATATTTG GCTAATATTGGACAAGATGAAGATTTTGAAGCTGCGCGAAAGAAAGCAGAAAGCCTCGGCGCAAAGAAG GTTTTCATTGAGGACCTGCGCAGGGACTTTGTGGAGGACTTCATCTGGCCGTCGGTTCAGGCCAACGCTGTGTATGAGGACCGGTACCTCCTGGGCACGGCCATAGCAAGGCCCTGCATCGCCCGTCGTCAGGTCGAGATCGCACGCAAGGAGGGGGCTCAGTTTGTGTCCCATGGGGCCACCGGCAAG GGAAATGACCAGATACGCTTTGAGCTTACATGCTACGCGCTGTACCCAGAGGTCAAG aTCATTGCACCGTGGAGGATCCCTGAGTTTTACAATCGCTTCAGGGGGAGAACGGACCTGATGGAGTACGCACAG AAACATGGCATCCCAGTGCCGGTGACCCCTCGGGCCCCCTGGAGCATGGATGCCAATCTCATGCATATCAG CTATGAATCAGGCATTTTGGAGAATCCCAAG AGCCATGCTCCAGCTGACCTCTACCTGATGACCAAAAACCCAGAGGATTCTCCAACTGCCCCAGATGTTCTGGAGATCGAGTTTAAAAATG GAGTTCCTGTCAGGGTGATGCATGTGAAGGAAGGAAAATCCAAAGAAACACCGCTGGATATTTTCTCATATCTCAATGAAATAGG AGGAAAACACGGAGTGGGCCGCATTGACATCGTAGAGAATCGTTTCATCGGCATGAAGTCTCGag GGATATATGAAACTCCTGGAGGCACAATCTTGCTTAAAGCCCATCTGGACATCGAGACGTTTACCATGGACAAGGAGGTCCGACGGATCAAACAGGGACTTGGCGTCAAGTTCTCAGAACTTGTCTACAATG GCTTCTGGTACAGTCCAGAATGTGACTTTGTGCGACACTGCATAGCCAAGTCTCAGGAAAACGTCGAGGGCAAGGTCCAGCTGTCTGTCTTCAAGGGTCAGGTTTACGTCCTGGGACGAGAGTCGCCAAAGTCGCTGTACAACGAGGAGTTAGTCAG caTGGATGTACAAGGAGACTACGACCCTTGTGACGCCTCCGGATTCATAAGGATTAATGCTGTCAG GCTAAGAGAGCATCATCGTTTGCAGGGTTTCTCTGGCAACAAACAGTAA